One part of the Pecten maximus chromosome 9, xPecMax1.1, whole genome shotgun sequence genome encodes these proteins:
- the LOC117334815 gene encoding uncharacterized protein K02A2.6-like: MILTGYKATGLDVRDNKYRAATLLTCVGPEALEVFEGFEFENEDDGKHFEKIIEKFEKFCIGSTNETYERYCSNKREQEAGESIDAYVSALRTLAKTCNYTTLEDALIRDRIVIGIRDNHTRKKLLQDSKLTLNSCIDICRAAEKTSKQMKAISQEEVQMVQHKEKKESARRSQHRPEPKECRYCGTNHVFRKESCPAWGKKCSKCHKSNHFESKCRNERPKRKPSKKKRSVNFMVDYDTDSSDDFLFSVETGSTDTQKGEKKIYALGKMNGKNVKFQLDSGATVNVLPASLYKHLCGDRKLKRLINKSKPLRMFNHSVTKPVGKRRLRVVNPKNNKEYEYEFDIVDADVHPILGSLAIQEMNFITVNDDVIERGPGLVNQISENEPDPITKENIFEKFPEVFSGVGKLPGKLHLEIDDKVQPTKIPTRKISLALTPKVKSELNKLEKQKILSKVHDPTDWISAMVVVSKPSGKIRLCIDPQPLNAALKRNHYPTPTIEDMLHDLQGARLFTVLDAKNGFWHVELDHETSLLTTFATPWGRYRWNRMPFGISPAPEEFQRRLDQALEGLDGVKAIHDDIIVYGCGGSDEQALRDHDIKLVNLLQRCKEKGICINKEKIKLRLSEVTYMGHIISKHSLRADPAKVKSIVEMPTPTDKKGVQRLLGMVNYVQKFAPNLSEFTAPLRQLTHEENGFVWDETVHGKALNDIKSVLTDAPVLQYFDQNKPTILQCDASQHGLGACLLQDGHPVAYASRALTPTEQNYAQIEKELLAVVFGMERFENYTYGREILVESDHKPLEIITKKSLTSAPKRLQRMLLRLQRFEYCVLYKPGSEMYLADTLSRAYLPLKHNSDRSPNEQLFEQVNIVQNLPISPQRLKRLQDGTEEDEAMNMLTATIRKGWPDRKNVLPPQVQVYFPFREELTIQNGLIFKSDRVVIPQSERFPLIETAHQSHIGLQGCLRRLRECLYWPNMNKDVTEYIARCEVCNTFNNNQCKETLQSHEIPLRPWERVACDIFEFNQKSYLSTVDYYSDYFEIDGLHNKTEKEIIQKLKLNFARHGIPDVLVSDNGPPFSSTEFKDFVQKYEMQHITSSPYHAQANGKVENSIKTAKGLMRKAFEDSNDPYLALLEWRNTPTEGIGLSPNQRLFGRRTKSLLPMSNSLLTPSLTSPKRTISKALKKRKEKQRKYYDRNARDLKPLDEQDSVRIKPSGREKNWKLGKVVNILPHRSYEVETSYGTNIRRNRNFLKKTQEQFQPFSESEPPVDRNVLQVPEVNIPEVNIPEVEAPRIEQSQIEQTIVKQPVRNIMPPSPKVSQGIRTSGRPRNRPKYLEDFVTYVSDWW; encoded by the exons atgatattaacag GCTACAAAGCAACAGGCCTAGATGTTAGAGACAATAAGTACAGAGCTGCCACATTACTAACGTGTGTGGGGCCCGAGGCCCTGGAGGTTTTTGAGGGTTTCGAATTCGAAAACGAGGACGATggaaaacattttgaaaaaataatagaaaagtttgaaaagtTCTGTATAGGGTCCACAAATGAAACGTATGAACGTTATTGTTCTAATAAGCGTGAACAGGAAGCAGGGGAAAGTATTGATGCTTATGTGTCAGCATTGAGAACTCTTGCTAAAACATGTAATTACACGACCCTTGAGGATGCACTGATACGAGACCGTATTGTGATTGGAATACGCGATAATCACACGCGTAAAAAGCTCCTACAGGACTCAAAACTAACCTTGAACTCGTGTATCGATATTTGTCGAGCAGCCGAGAAAACATCCAAACAAATGAAAGCTATTTCGCAAGAAGAAGTACAAATGGTTCAACAtaaagagaaaaaagaaagtgCTCGAAGATCACAACATAGACCAGAACCGAAAGAATGTAGATACTGTGGAACAAATCATGTATTCCGTAAAGAGTCATGTCCCGCATGGGGTAAAAAATGCTCCAAATGCCACAAAAGTAATCACTTTGAGTCTAAATGTCGGAATGAAAGGCCCAAGCGTAAACCGTCCAAGAAAAAGCGGTCTGTGAACTTTATGGTCGATTATGACACTGACAGCAGTGATGATTTCTTGTTCAGTGTTGAGACTGGTAGTACCGATACTCAAaaaggagagaaaaaaatctacgCGCTAGGcaaaatgaatggaaaaaatgtCAAGTTCCAATTAGACTCAGGAGCTACAGTGAACGTGCTACCAGCAtctttatacaaacatttatgtGGTGATCGAAAACTTAAAAGACTTATCAACAAGTCAAAGCCACTTAGAATGTTCAATCACAGTGTAACAAAACCAGTGGGAAAACGTCGACTGAGAGTAGTCAatccaaaaaacaacaaagaatatgAGTACGAGTTTGACATAGTTGACGCAGATGTTCACCCGATATTAGGATCGTTAGCAATACAGGAAATGAACTTCATAACAGTGAATGATGATGTAATCGAGCGCGGTCCAGGACTTGTAAATCAAATCAGTGAAAATGAACCTGATCCAATCACTAAAGAGAACATTTTCGAGAAATTCCCTGAAGTTTTCAGTGGGGTAGGCAAGCTACCAGGTAAGCTACACCTCGAGATTGATGACAAGGTTCAACCTACGAAAATACCTACTCGTAAAATATCCTTAGCACTGACACCCAAGGTCAAGTCTGAACTCAACAAGCTCGAGAAACAAAAAATCCTGTCAAAAGTTCACGATCCAACAGATTGGATATCTGCAATGGTTGTAGTTTCTAAACCGTCTGGCAAGATTCGTCTTTGCATAGACCCCCAGCCATTGAATGCAGCACTTAAGCGAAACCATTATCCGACCCCCACCATCGAAGACATGTTACACGACTTACAAGGAGCACGACTGTTCACCGTATTGGACGCAAAAAATGGTTTCTGGCACGTGGAATTAGACCACGAAACTAGCCTACTCACAACATTTGCTACGCCATGGGGAAGGTACAGATGGAATCGGATGCCCTTTGGCATTAGTCCAGCCCCCGAGGAGTTTCAGAGAAGACTCGACCAAGCGCTTGAAGGATTGGATGGCGTGAAAGCGATACATGATGACATCATTGTCTACGGTTGTGGAGGCAGCGACGAGCAAGCACTACGTGATCATGATATTAAGCTAGTAAACCTTCTACAGCGATGCAAGGAAAAAGGTATCTGTATCAACAAGGAGAAAATAAAGCTTCGATTGAGTGAAGTGACGTACATGGGACACATAATTTCGAAACATAGTTTGCGTGCAGACCCCGCGAAGGTGAAGTCGATAGTTGAAATGCCGACACCTACTGACAAAAAGGGTGTACAGAGGCTCTTGGGCATGGTTAATTATGTCCAGAAATTTGCGCCAAATCTCTCCGAGTTCACGGCTCCATTAAGACAACTGACACACGAGGAAAATGGGTTTGTCTGGGATGAGACTGTTCACGGTAAAGCACTAAATGACATAAAATCTGTACTAACGGATGCACCAGTTCTCCAATACTTTgaccaaaataaaccaaccatACTCCAGTGTGATGCTTCGCAGCATGGTTTGGGTGCCTGCCTTCTCCAAGATGGCCACCCTGTTGCGTATGCGTCAAGAGCTTTGACGCCCACAGAACAAAACTATGCTCAAATTGAGAAGGAGTTACTGGCGGTGGTATTCGGTATGGAGCGATTCGAGAACTATACATATGGCCGAGAAATACTCGTTGAATCAGATCATAAACCTCTTGAGATCATCACAAAGAAAAGCCTCACCAGCGCGCCAAAACGTCTACAAAGGATGTTACTGCGCCTGCAGAGATTCGAATACTGTGTCTTATACAAACCTGGATCGGAAATGTATCTCGCTGATACATTGAGTAGAGCGTATCTACCGTTGAAACATAATAGTGACCGATCACCGAATGAGCAACTATTTGAACAGGTCAACATAGTACAAAACCTACCGATATCTCCCCAACGCTTGAAAAGACTACAGGACGGAACTGAGGAGGACGAAGCAATGAACATGCTAACTGCAACCATCAGAAAAGGATGGCCGGATAGAAAGAATGTATTACCTCCGCAGGTACAAGTGTACTTTCCGTTCCGCGAAGAGCTCACAATACAAAACGGGCTAATATTCAAGTCGGATCGTGTTGTCATACCGCAAAGCGAAAGGTTTCCTCTTATCGAAACTGCTCATCAATCGCACATTGGCTTGCAAGGATGTCTCCGCAGACTGCGTGAATGTCTCTATTGGCCAAATATGAACAAAGATGTTACTGAATACATTGCGCGATGTGAAGTGTGCAATACATTCAACAATAATCAATGTAAGGAAACACTACAGAGTCATGAGATCCCATTGCGTCCCTGGGAACGTGTCGCATGTGACATATTTGAATTCAACCAGAAGTCGTATCTATCAACCGTTGACTATTACTCTGACTACTTCGAAATTGATGGATTACACAACAAAACAGAAAAGGAGATAATTCAGAAACTGAAACTGAACTTTGCACGACACGGCATACCAGATGTGCTAGTTTCGGATAATGGTCCACCATTCTCTAGCACAGAATTTAAAGATTTCGTTCAAAAGTACGAAATGCAACACATTACGAGTTCGCCCTACCATGCGCAGGCGAATGGAAAAGTGGAAAACTCAATCAAGACTGCAAAAGGTCTTATGAGAAAAGCATTTGAGGACTCGAACGACCCGTATTTGGCACTTCTAGAGTGGCGAAATACACCGACTGAAGGAATCGGACTATCTCCGAATCAGCGACTCTTCGGACGACGTACAAAGTCGCTCCTACCGATGTCGAACTCTCTCTTGACACCGTCCCTTACTTCCCCTAAAAGGACCATCTCAAAGGCTTTGAAGAAACGAAAGGAGAAACAAAGGAAATATTACGACCGAAACGCGAGAGACTTAAAACCACTTGATGAGCAAGATTCTGTTAGAATTAAACCAAGTGGACGTGAAAAGAACTGGAAACTCGGTAAAGTTGTTAACATTCTTCCCCATCGTTCATATGAGGTTGAAACAAGTTACGGAACTAACATCAGAAGGAACcgtaattttttgaaaaaaacacaaGAACAATTTCAACCATTCAGTGAATCAGAGCCTCCAGTTGATAGAAATGTACTACAAGTACCGGAAGTGAACATACCGGAAGTGAACATACCGGAAGTAGAGGCACCGCGAATCGAACAATCACAAATCGAACAAACTATTGTTAAACAACCCGTAAGAAACATTATGCCTCCTTCACCCAAAGTATCACAAGGAATCAGAACCTCAGGAAGACCCAGAAATCGACCAAAATATCTGGAGGACTTTGTGACCTACGTTTCAGATTGGTGGTGA